The following coding sequences are from one Paenibacillus sp. JDR-2 window:
- a CDS encoding PLP-dependent aminotransferase family protein, whose translation MKFETNWRPDRSSGIPLYRQIADYVRAKIESGEWPPGSRIPTERAISQVFGVNRSTVVQAFAELTADGLVEGKSGSGTIVSAAAAWDREVPKLPDWESYVKTGVHRPNQRTIQDINHAEFIPNIIRLGTGEPSPDFFPKEMNRILRQLAPQADIFGYPEPRGLYSLREQISKHMAGYGVNVSPDSVLIVSGALQALQLIALGLLKNGSSVLTESPSYLQSLQVFQSAGMSMSGLPLNEDGLDAKVLEFYAGRGKGTLLYTIPSFHNPTGTVMSLKRRREVYELCVKYKLPILEDDAYRDLWLDEPSPPPIKSLDQNGLVLYLGSMSKTLSPGLRIGWVIGPEQVIHRLADVKMQSDYGASTLSQWTVTQFLRQGLYGEHLDHVRKELRARRTYMLQLLEHYLKGAAEWEEPTGGFYIWLRLNRNLSIPALFDAALKDGVLLNPGYLYDKTDQNHIRLSYSYASFEQMKIGIERLAHSIP comes from the coding sequence ATGAAGTTTGAAACCAACTGGAGGCCGGACCGGAGCAGCGGCATTCCTCTATACCGGCAAATCGCGGATTATGTCCGTGCAAAAATAGAAAGCGGCGAATGGCCGCCGGGCAGCCGTATACCCACGGAAAGAGCTATCTCCCAAGTCTTTGGCGTAAATCGGAGCACCGTTGTACAGGCCTTCGCAGAGCTGACGGCAGACGGGCTGGTCGAAGGGAAGAGCGGCAGCGGGACCATCGTTTCCGCAGCTGCAGCCTGGGACAGGGAGGTTCCCAAGCTGCCGGACTGGGAGTCTTATGTAAAGACCGGCGTTCACCGGCCGAACCAACGGACCATTCAGGATATCAATCATGCCGAGTTTATTCCGAACATTATACGGCTTGGGACGGGAGAGCCTTCTCCGGATTTTTTTCCGAAGGAGATGAACCGAATCCTACGGCAGCTGGCGCCCCAAGCGGATATATTCGGCTATCCGGAGCCTCGCGGCTTGTATTCGCTTCGGGAGCAGATCAGTAAGCACATGGCGGGTTACGGAGTGAACGTATCACCCGATTCGGTACTTATTGTGTCCGGAGCGCTGCAAGCTTTGCAGCTCATAGCCCTTGGTCTGTTGAAGAACGGTTCGTCCGTTTTAACCGAATCTCCGTCTTATTTGCAATCTCTACAAGTATTTCAGTCTGCCGGCATGAGTATGTCCGGTCTGCCTTTAAATGAGGATGGGTTGGACGCAAAGGTGCTGGAGTTTTACGCGGGAAGAGGGAAAGGGACGTTACTGTATACCATCCCTAGCTTCCATAACCCTACGGGTACGGTTATGTCCTTGAAGAGAAGACGAGAGGTGTACGAATTATGCGTAAAGTACAAGCTGCCGATCCTGGAGGATGACGCGTACCGCGATCTTTGGCTGGACGAGCCGTCCCCTCCGCCGATTAAATCGCTGGACCAGAACGGTCTGGTCCTGTATCTCGGAAGCATGTCCAAGACGCTGAGTCCAGGACTTAGGATTGGTTGGGTCATTGGGCCGGAGCAGGTGATCCACCGGCTTGCCGATGTAAAGATGCAATCCGATTATGGAGCAAGCACGTTATCCCAATGGACGGTAACGCAATTTCTCCGGCAAGGGCTCTATGGGGAGCATCTTGATCATGTGAGGAAGGAGCTGAGAGCCCGCCGTACCTATATGCTTCAGCTGCTGGAGCATTATTTGAAAGGGGCGGCGGAATGGGAGGAGCCCACGGGGGGATTCTATATCTGGCTCCGGCTCAACCGTAACCTATCCATCCCTGCCTTGTTTGATGCCGCACTTAAAGACGGAGTACTGCTCAATCCCGGATACCTCTATGATAAAACGGATCAAAATCATATCCGATTGTCCTACTCTTACGCTTCTTTTGAGCAAATGAAAATAGGAATCGAGCGGCTTGCCCACAGCATACCCTGA
- a CDS encoding acyltransferase family protein, whose product MEDNMNSKKRYMPGIDGLRALSVLAVIAYHLNMKWAQGGLIGVAIFFVISGYLITDQILIQKQRYGKLDLKDFWIRRARRLLPAMFCMLLFVAIWLLLLDPNRLNHLQGDYFSSLFYVNNWWLIFHQVSYFESFGPPSPIGHLWSLSIEEQFYLIWPLLLLLTHRRGKLFVMILVAAVVSSLAMAFLYVPGSDPSRVYYGTDTRMFGLLIGAALAVVWPSHKLNAAVSTASRFSMDIIGGISLIVLIVMMYRMNEYDAALYRGGFLGLSILTAIVIAVLAHPASLLARAMGLRPLKWIGVRSYSLYIWHYPVIILTNPSNQAVTPGPILIAFQIAASFALAALSYKYIEEPLRRGSLRAKFRTVLSVRWLGVQPLAFLIIIPLLLTPSFGNSLLKAKQAPVTVVSDNIQRDDVQPSAPSSTPTPPPTEEPKDDVVVVTPDEHTDKPDANTATSKPTKNDKPDPTKEPVQSTKPEHTPEPSKEPETDAGKPSGETKDNSSEPPQKGSDDPNKPPVETTKPPVHQAGSGKGITVIGDSVILDAAPFLEKLMPGIVVDGKVGRQMRQAQDVIDQMKADNTLGSTVVLELGTNGAFTNKQLKALIESLDKVEHIYLVNTRVPRNWQDTVNQMLPEVAKAYSNVTIVDWYSASEGKEDYFAKDGVHLKRDGAEFYASVLIGAITK is encoded by the coding sequence ATGGAAGACAACATGAACAGCAAGAAACGTTACATGCCGGGAATAGACGGATTACGGGCTTTATCGGTGCTCGCCGTCATCGCGTACCATCTGAACATGAAATGGGCGCAAGGAGGATTAATTGGAGTTGCCATCTTTTTTGTCATCTCCGGCTACCTCATTACCGATCAAATCCTTATTCAGAAGCAGCGCTACGGAAAGCTGGATTTGAAGGACTTCTGGATAAGAAGAGCACGCAGGCTTCTTCCTGCGATGTTCTGTATGCTGCTGTTCGTTGCCATATGGCTGTTGTTACTCGATCCCAACCGATTAAACCACTTACAGGGCGACTACTTTTCATCGCTGTTCTACGTCAATAACTGGTGGCTCATTTTCCATCAGGTCTCGTATTTCGAAAGCTTTGGCCCGCCGTCCCCAATCGGACATCTATGGTCTCTTTCGATTGAAGAGCAGTTCTATCTGATTTGGCCGCTGTTATTGCTGCTGACCCACCGCCGCGGCAAGCTGTTCGTTATGATTCTTGTCGCAGCTGTCGTATCGTCACTGGCAATGGCGTTCCTGTATGTTCCCGGATCCGATCCAAGCCGCGTCTACTATGGTACGGATACCCGCATGTTTGGTCTTTTGATTGGAGCGGCACTGGCTGTTGTATGGCCGAGTCATAAGCTGAATGCAGCTGTTTCCACAGCCTCCCGGTTTTCGATGGATATAATCGGAGGCATAAGCTTAATCGTACTTATCGTCATGATGTACCGAATGAACGAATACGATGCTGCGTTATACCGCGGCGGTTTTCTTGGCTTATCGATTCTCACTGCAATTGTAATCGCTGTACTAGCACATCCTGCCAGCTTGCTGGCCAGAGCAATGGGGCTTCGCCCGCTAAAATGGATTGGCGTTCGTTCTTATAGCTTATATATTTGGCATTATCCTGTTATTATTTTAACGAACCCTTCCAATCAGGCCGTTACCCCGGGCCCAATACTGATTGCGTTTCAGATTGCGGCAAGCTTTGCGCTCGCTGCCTTATCTTACAAGTATATCGAGGAACCGCTTCGCCGCGGCTCGCTTCGGGCAAAATTCCGGACGGTATTATCCGTCAGATGGCTTGGCGTACAGCCTCTTGCTTTTCTGATTATTATTCCTTTATTACTTACACCAAGCTTCGGCAACTCGCTTCTGAAGGCCAAACAGGCTCCGGTTACGGTTGTCTCGGATAATATCCAGCGTGATGACGTACAGCCATCGGCACCATCATCTACTCCAACGCCTCCTCCAACGGAAGAGCCGAAAGACGATGTTGTCGTTGTAACTCCCGACGAGCATACGGATAAACCGGATGCAAATACCGCAACAAGCAAACCGACGAAGAATGACAAGCCGGATCCTACAAAAGAGCCTGTTCAGTCGACTAAGCCGGAGCATACGCCGGAGCCGTCCAAAGAACCGGAAACGGATGCCGGGAAGCCTTCCGGAGAGACAAAGGATAACTCTTCAGAGCCGCCGCAAAAGGGCTCGGATGACCCGAATAAGCCGCCGGTTGAAACGACGAAGCCGCCTGTCCACCAAGCGGGAAGCGGCAAAGGAATTACCGTTATCGGAGACTCTGTTATTTTGGATGCCGCACCGTTCCTCGAGAAGTTAATGCCGGGTATTGTCGTGGACGGTAAAGTTGGCCGGCAGATGAGGCAGGCACAGGACGTGATCGACCAGATGAAGGCCGATAATACGCTGGGCAGCACGGTCGTTCTTGAACTGGGGACCAACGGAGCGTTTACCAACAAGCAACTGAAGGCGTTAATCGAGTCGCTTGATAAGGTTGAGCATATTTATCTCGTTAATACGCGGGTTCCGCGGAATTGGCAGGATACAGTAAATCAGATGCTTCCAGAAGTTGCTAAGGCGTACAGCAATGTAACCATAGTAGACTGGTATTCTGCAAGCGAAGGGAAGGAAGATTATTTCGCGAAGGATGGCGTTCATTTAAAGCGTGATGGCGCAGAATTTTATGCGTCCGTGCTTATCGGTGCCATCACCAAGTGA
- a CDS encoding RNA polymerase sigma factor, whose protein sequence is MNRKSEQILTNCITENKENIYRLAYSYVKNKEDALDIVQDSIYKAMTSIELLKDSTVVKSWFYRIVVNTSLDFLRKHKRVHPMDQEKLEFYALGAEDSYMDIDLVRTLADLPSKYREVVVLRYFEDMKIEEVAEVLHENVNTVKTRLYQALRLLRMKLKDTSLKETNG, encoded by the coding sequence ATGAACAGAAAGTCCGAACAAATACTGACCAATTGCATTACAGAGAATAAGGAAAACATTTACCGGCTGGCATACAGCTATGTCAAAAACAAAGAGGATGCGCTCGATATTGTTCAGGACTCGATTTATAAAGCCATGACCAGTATCGAGCTGCTCAAGGATTCCACAGTGGTGAAGAGCTGGTTTTACCGCATCGTTGTGAACACCTCATTGGATTTCTTGCGCAAGCACAAGAGAGTTCATCCGATGGACCAGGAAAAGCTGGAATTTTACGCGCTTGGCGCCGAAGATTCCTATATGGACATCGATCTGGTCAGGACACTCGCGGATTTGCCCTCTAAATACCGGGAAGTTGTTGTCCTCCGCTACTTCGAAGATATGAAAATCGAAGAAGTGGCGGAGGTGCTTCACGAGAATGTGAATACGGTCAAAACGAGGTTGTATCAAGCGTTGAGGCTGCTTCGCATGAAGCTGAAGGATACTTCCTTAAAGGAGACTAATGGATGA
- a CDS encoding DUF3298 and DUF4163 domain-containing protein — MSDILEHLRKEYQSVPIPEELDLIVNRSIKQALQTRKAKRLKVKGMTVAAAILVFLIAINASTTVANALASIPGVERIIKVLTLQEFKVKDSNYEADIKVPAITNMENKELQLGLNQKYLAESKALYDEFQADIEELKKQGLNDAHVGIDAGYEVKTDNNTILSIGRYIVQTAGSSSTVMQFDTIDKKNQRLITLPMLFKDDQYMKLVSDNIIAQMKEQMKSDDGKIYWIAGATDYISIEETFSSIKKDQSFYINKDGKLVIVFNKYEVAPGSMGLPEFIIPTEAIQGDLVSNHYIK; from the coding sequence ATGAGTGATATATTAGAGCATCTGCGGAAGGAGTATCAGTCGGTACCGATTCCGGAGGAGCTGGATCTTATCGTTAACCGTTCCATCAAACAAGCCCTGCAAACCCGCAAGGCGAAACGTTTGAAGGTGAAGGGGATGACGGTAGCGGCAGCGATACTCGTATTTCTGATTGCGATTAACGCCAGTACAACGGTTGCGAACGCTCTTGCTTCCATTCCTGGCGTGGAACGGATTATCAAAGTGCTTACCCTTCAGGAGTTCAAGGTAAAGGATTCGAATTACGAAGCCGATATCAAAGTACCGGCGATAACGAATATGGAGAACAAGGAGCTGCAGCTTGGGCTCAATCAGAAGTATTTGGCCGAGAGTAAAGCGTTATACGACGAATTCCAGGCAGACATTGAAGAACTGAAGAAGCAAGGTCTTAACGACGCTCATGTCGGTATAGATGCCGGATATGAAGTGAAGACGGATAACAATACGATTTTGTCTATTGGCCGTTATATTGTTCAGACCGCCGGATCTTCTTCCACGGTGATGCAGTTCGATACCATTGATAAGAAGAATCAGAGACTGATTACATTGCCGATGTTGTTCAAAGATGATCAGTATATGAAGTTGGTCAGCGACAATATCATAGCCCAAATGAAAGAGCAGATGAAAAGCGATGACGGCAAGATCTATTGGATTGCCGGAGCAACGGACTATATCTCGATAGAGGAGACGTTCTCGTCGATTAAGAAGGACCAGAGCTTCTATATTAACAAAGACGGCAAGCTGGTTATCGTATTTAATAAATACGAGGTTGCTCCCGGCTCGATGGGCCTACCGGAATTCATTATTCCGACAGAAGCCATCCAGGGCGATCTCGTCAGTAACCATTATATTAAGTAA
- a CDS encoding SDR family oxidoreductase — MKLHSNTILITGGASGIGLELASRLSALGNTVIVSGRDQAKLELAKAQYPKLHTFPCDVTDPEAIAKLYNSVTAQFPELNMLINNAGLMRKINLQQKEVDLLDISREIETNLSGPIRMVDQFLPHLLKQPSAAIMNVSSALAFVPFAISPVYGATKAGIHSFTRWRVQLKNTKVRVFELAPPLTKTTLVDAFEANDMKGSAAMEVSELVSHVFKAMEKDQLEIRPGQSNLLKLMSRMAPNFIFKLMSKSVDAMHAESGK; from the coding sequence ATGAAACTTCATTCCAATACCATTCTTATTACCGGCGGAGCATCCGGCATCGGTCTCGAGTTGGCTAGCCGTTTATCGGCCCTCGGCAATACGGTTATCGTGTCCGGCCGGGATCAGGCCAAGCTCGAACTAGCGAAGGCGCAATACCCGAAGCTTCATACGTTCCCGTGCGATGTTACAGATCCGGAAGCTATCGCAAAATTGTATAACAGCGTAACCGCACAATTCCCGGAACTTAATATGCTTATTAATAACGCAGGCCTGATGCGTAAAATCAACTTGCAGCAGAAGGAAGTTGATCTTCTCGACATCAGCCGGGAGATCGAGACGAATCTGAGCGGACCGATTCGAATGGTTGATCAGTTCTTGCCCCATTTGCTGAAGCAGCCATCCGCGGCCATCATGAATGTCTCATCCGCCTTGGCTTTTGTCCCCTTCGCGATCTCTCCCGTATACGGCGCAACAAAAGCCGGTATTCATTCCTTCACCCGCTGGAGGGTTCAGCTCAAGAACACGAAGGTTCGGGTGTTTGAGCTTGCTCCGCCACTCACAAAAACAACGCTTGTTGACGCGTTTGAAGCTAATGATATGAAAGGCAGTGCGGCAATGGAAGTATCCGAGCTTGTTAGTCATGTCTTTAAAGCCATGGAAAAGGATCAGCTTGAAATTCGTCCCGGGCAAAGCAATCTGCTCAAGCTGATGAGCCGGATGGCGCCAAATTTTATATTCAAGCTCATGAGTAAATCGGTCGATGCCATGCATGCGGAATCCGGTAAATAA
- the yjcZ gene encoding sporulation protein YjcZ: protein MASSGFILVLFILLVIIACSCGIFGGGCATSYGGYRDKKS from the coding sequence ATGGCATCTTCCGGTTTCATTCTTGTTCTGTTCATCTTGTTGGTCATTATCGCTTGTAGCTGTGGTATCTTTGGTGGTGGCTGCGCCACTTCTTACGGCGGATATCGGGATAAAAAAAGCTAA
- the phnE gene encoding phosphonate ABC transporter, permease protein PhnE — MNNVIIQKPKKNPYRWLIYLALLAVYIWAFSGVPFTGFKETAGTIMKSILTGLFEPDWDYVYLPDGEDLLRGLLDTLAISVLGTIISAVVSFPFAFWAARNMSRFRTVSRSGKVVLSFVRTFPELVMALLFIKAVGPGSFAGVLALGIHSVGMLSKLYAEEIESIDRGPSEALLASGANRFQQLWFAVLPQVLPSFLSYTLYRFEINVRSATILGFIGAGGIGTPLIFALSTRHWDRVGIILLGIIVMITIIDLISGAIRRKLV; from the coding sequence ATGAATAACGTCATCATCCAAAAGCCGAAAAAAAATCCCTATCGCTGGCTGATCTACCTCGCCCTTCTCGCCGTGTACATCTGGGCTTTTAGCGGCGTGCCTTTCACAGGCTTTAAAGAAACCGCGGGAACCATAATGAAATCCATCCTTACAGGACTTTTTGAGCCGGATTGGGATTATGTATATTTGCCGGATGGCGAGGATTTACTCCGGGGACTGTTGGATACGTTGGCTATTTCCGTTCTGGGAACGATTATCTCAGCTGTGGTCAGCTTCCCTTTTGCCTTCTGGGCGGCCAGAAATATGAGCAGGTTCCGGACAGTCTCGAGATCGGGAAAAGTTGTTCTGAGCTTTGTGCGCACCTTTCCCGAGCTGGTTATGGCCCTCCTCTTTATTAAAGCCGTAGGGCCAGGCTCGTTCGCGGGCGTTCTCGCCCTTGGCATTCATTCCGTCGGCATGCTTAGCAAGCTGTATGCGGAAGAGATCGAGAGCATCGACCGCGGTCCTTCCGAAGCCTTGCTTGCATCCGGCGCCAATCGCTTCCAGCAATTATGGTTTGCCGTACTGCCGCAAGTACTGCCAAGCTTTTTGTCCTATACGTTGTACCGGTTCGAGATTAACGTCCGTTCAGCAACCATCCTTGGCTTTATAGGAGCAGGCGGAATCGGTACGCCGCTCATCTTCGCTTTAAGCACGCGCCATTGGGATCGTGTCGGCATTATTCTGCTTGGGATCATCGTCATGATCACCATCATTGACCTGATCTCCGGCGCGATTCGCCGAAAACTCGTGTAA
- the phnE gene encoding phosphonate ABC transporter, permease protein PhnE translates to MKPAASQKSARPKPPSRIKHYLTIVLILVLLWASSKQTEASLPELITGMPNMWDLLKEMFPPRWSYFDNIVHGMLETIRMALIGTTIGAILSIPVSLLCAANLTRSRWLYYPSRFLLNLVRTVPDLLLAAIFVSVFGLGPIPGILALTVFSVGLISKLTYELIETIDHGPLEALTAAGGNFTQKIVYGVVPQIQANFMSFLLYTFEINVRAAAVLGLVGAGGIGLYYEATLGFLEYDKTSVIILFTLAVVLVIDYASTKLRERLL, encoded by the coding sequence ATGAAGCCCGCCGCGTCTCAAAAGTCAGCGCGTCCTAAGCCTCCAAGCCGGATCAAGCATTATTTGACCATCGTATTGATTCTTGTCCTGCTCTGGGCGAGCAGCAAACAAACCGAAGCCTCCCTTCCCGAGCTTATTACCGGAATGCCCAATATGTGGGATTTGCTGAAGGAGATGTTTCCGCCGCGCTGGAGCTACTTCGACAACATTGTTCACGGCATGCTCGAAACGATTCGCATGGCCTTGATTGGCACAACAATCGGCGCAATACTGTCTATACCCGTTTCCTTGTTATGCGCTGCTAATCTGACGCGTTCCCGCTGGCTTTATTATCCGTCGCGATTTCTTCTAAATCTGGTTCGTACGGTACCGGACCTGCTTCTTGCCGCGATCTTCGTGTCCGTCTTTGGTTTGGGGCCTATTCCAGGGATCTTGGCCCTGACCGTGTTCTCGGTTGGCCTCATCTCCAAACTGACCTATGAACTGATTGAAACGATCGACCATGGTCCCCTGGAAGCTTTGACGGCTGCCGGAGGCAACTTTACGCAAAAGATCGTATACGGCGTTGTACCGCAAATCCAGGCTAACTTTATGTCGTTCCTACTCTATACCTTCGAGATTAATGTCCGCGCCGCCGCCGTATTGGGTCTTGTCGGCGCCGGCGGAATCGGTCTTTATTATGAAGCAACGCTTGGCTTCCTGGAATACGACAAGACAAGCGTCATTATCCTCTTTACGCTTGCCGTCGTTCTTGTTATTGACTATGCCAGCACAAAGCTAAGGGAGAGACTGCTATGA
- the phnC gene encoding phosphonate ABC transporter ATP-binding protein yields the protein MIELRQVSKIYPNQTKGLNHINLTIQEGEFIAIVGLSGAGKSTLLRSINRLHDISEGEILINGQSITKAKGKTLRLIRRDIGMIFQSFNLVKRSSVLRNVLAGRVGYHSTIRTLTGRFPQKDIDLAFEALGRVNIMEKAYSRADELSGGQQQRVAIARVLAQEAKIILADEPVASLDPLTTKQVMDDLKKINQDLGITTIVNLHFIDLARTYATRIIGLRAGEVVFDGPVSEATDERFAEIYGRPPQRDELLGEVVV from the coding sequence ATGATTGAGCTTCGCCAAGTATCGAAAATTTACCCGAACCAGACCAAAGGGTTAAACCATATCAACCTCACTATACAAGAAGGAGAATTCATCGCTATTGTCGGTTTGTCTGGCGCCGGCAAATCCACTCTCCTCCGCTCCATTAACCGGCTGCATGATATTTCAGAAGGCGAAATTCTGATCAACGGCCAATCGATTACAAAAGCAAAAGGGAAAACGCTTCGTTTGATCCGCCGGGATATCGGCATGATTTTTCAAAGCTTTAATCTAGTCAAGAGATCTTCCGTTCTGCGCAATGTATTAGCGGGAAGAGTTGGTTATCACTCTACGATCCGGACCTTAACCGGCCGTTTCCCTCAGAAGGATATCGATCTGGCTTTTGAAGCGCTCGGCCGGGTTAACATTATGGAAAAAGCGTATTCCCGCGCGGATGAGCTGTCAGGCGGCCAGCAGCAGCGCGTCGCGATTGCCCGCGTTCTGGCCCAGGAAGCAAAAATCATTCTAGCCGATGAGCCCGTCGCTTCCCTGGACCCCCTAACGACCAAACAGGTTATGGACGATTTAAAAAAAATTAATCAGGATCTTGGCATTACGACGATTGTGAACCTGCATTTTATCGATCTTGCCAGAACGTATGCCACCCGGATCATCGGCCTCCGCGCCGGCGAGGTAGTTTTTGACGGCCCCGTATCGGAAGCGACGGATGAACGGTTTGCCGAAATCTATGGCCGTCCGCCTCAGCGGGACGAGCTTCTTGGAGAGGTCGTCGTATGA
- a CDS encoding phosphate/phosphite/phosphonate ABC transporter substrate-binding protein — MKKLHLIVLPLLLLALLVSACGNNSNSNASNNAANSASPSNEASTDPSTPEESKAPEGYAPTELTVQFVPSQNADTLEAKAKPLEKLLSDKLGIPVKVSVSTDYNTIIEAMASKKVDVGFLPPTAYVLAKEKGAAEVMLQAQRFGVDDATGAPTTELVDSYKSMIIVKKDSPIKTVADLKGKKIAYQNVTSSAGFVWPAAALMDAGLDPLKDVQPVTVKGHDQGVLAVLNGDVDAAAIFQDARTLVSKDYPKVFEDTRVLTFTEPIPNDTISVRSDMNADWFAKIQQAFIDIGTDPEGHQIIFDVYSHQGYVKSDDSVFDIVRQYNEKVKTE; from the coding sequence GTGAAGAAACTGCATCTGATCGTCTTACCACTGTTACTGCTCGCTTTATTGGTTAGCGCCTGCGGTAACAACAGCAACTCGAACGCAAGCAACAACGCTGCGAACTCAGCAAGCCCGTCAAACGAAGCTTCAACCGATCCGTCCACGCCAGAAGAAAGCAAAGCTCCGGAAGGTTATGCGCCAACTGAACTGACTGTTCAATTCGTGCCTTCGCAAAACGCGGATACGCTTGAAGCGAAAGCAAAGCCGCTTGAAAAGCTGCTTAGCGATAAGCTTGGCATTCCGGTAAAAGTAAGCGTATCGACCGACTACAACACCATCATCGAGGCTATGGCTTCGAAAAAAGTAGACGTAGGCTTCCTGCCTCCTACCGCTTACGTTCTGGCGAAAGAGAAAGGCGCGGCTGAAGTAATGCTGCAAGCACAGCGCTTTGGCGTAGACGACGCTACCGGCGCTCCTACTACGGAGCTGGTAGACAGCTACAAGTCGATGATTATCGTGAAGAAGGATTCGCCAATCAAAACGGTTGCGGATCTGAAAGGCAAAAAGATCGCTTACCAGAACGTGACTTCCTCTGCAGGTTTCGTATGGCCGGCTGCCGCGTTGATGGACGCAGGTCTTGATCCGCTGAAGGACGTTCAACCGGTTACCGTAAAAGGCCATGACCAAGGCGTTCTCGCCGTTCTCAACGGCGACGTGGATGCAGCCGCGATTTTCCAGGATGCACGCACGCTCGTATCGAAGGATTATCCGAAAGTATTTGAAGATACCCGCGTTCTTACTTTCACGGAACCAATTCCTAACGATACCATCAGCGTTCGCTCGGACATGAATGCAGACTGGTTCGCTAAAATTCAACAAGCTTTCATTGATATCGGTACTGACCCAGAAGGTCACCAAATTATTTTCGACGTATACTCGCACCAAGGTTATGTGAAATCGGATGACAGCGTATTTGACATCGTACGCCAATACAACGAAAAAGTAAAAACCGAGTAG